The following is a genomic window from Chitinophaga caseinilytica.
GAAAGACGAAGGCTGGACCGATATCCGCGGGAAATACAACATCGTGCTCACGTATCCCAACAGTTCCGCAACGTATCCCGCGGAAATCAAGGGATCGCCGGCTGCGCCGTCTATCGTCAACAAAGACACCATTCCCGGCAAGATCGATGTGGCAGGCCCGCTGGTGACGATCGTGCTCAACAACACGAAAGACAATACCCGCCAACTCCGCCTCAGTGGCGCTATCCGCTTCATGCAGGGCGCTATGGTCACCATGCGCGGATCGGGTGTGGACGACAAAGGCGTGCCCGTGAACTGGGAGGCCGTTCAAACCGCCACATTCGTAGCAAAGGCAGATACGGCTAAAAAGAAAACGCCGGAAGCATCAGGCAAAATCTACTATCCGTTCGTGGGATATGGATTCGAGGAAATGCCGAAGCAGCAGGATATTCTCATCCGCAACGCCACGGTTTGGACGAACGAAAAAGAAGGAAAGATCGAAGGTACGGATGTGCTGATCCGCAACGGCAAGATCGCACAGATCGGTAAAGGCCTCGCCGCCGGGAGCGCCCGTGTTATCGACGGCACCGGCAAACATCTTACGCCCGGCATTCTGGACGAGCACTCGCATATCGCGATCAGTCGCGGGGTGAACGAAGGAACGCAATCCGTTACCGCGGAAGTGCGCATCGCAGACGTGGTGAACCCGGACGATGTAAATATCTACCGCCAGTTGTCCGGCGGCGTAACATCTTCGCACCTGCTGCATGGTTCCGCCAATACCATCGGCGGCCAGAGCCAATTGATCAAGCTGCGCTGGGGCGCGAACGCGGAAGACCTCAAGTTCGCAGGGACCGACGGTTTCATCAAATTCGCACTGGGCGAGAACGTGAAGCAGTCGAACTGGAACCTCCCTGCCCGCGTGCGTTTCCCGCAGACGCGGATGGGTGTGGAACAGGTGCTGGTGGATGCGTTCACCCGCGCGAGGGACTACGAGAAAGCCGGCCCCAACAAGCGCCGCGACCTCGAGCTGGACGCGCTCGTGGAAATCCTCAACAAAAAACGTTTCGTGACCTGTCACTCTTATGTTCAGAGCGAGATCAATATGCTGATGAAAGTGGCCGACCGCTTCAACTTCAGCATCAATACTTTCACACACATCCTGGAAGGTTATAAAGTGGCCGACAAGATGAAGGCACACGGGGCCGGAGGGTCTACTTTCGCCGACTGGTGGGCGTATAAAATGGAAGTGATAGACGCCATTCCGCAGAATGCGACCATTATGCAGCGTGTGGGCGTTACCACCGCGATCAATTCCGACGACGCGGAAATGGCCCGCCGCCTCAACCAGGAAGCCGCTAAAAGCGTGAAATACGGTGGGATGGAAGAAGAGCTCGCCCTGAAAATGGTGACGCTGCATCCCGCGCAGCTCCTCCATGTTTCCGACCGCATCGGCAGTATCAAAACCGGTAAGGATGCGGATGTGGTGCTCTGGAGCGATCATCCCCTCAGCATTTACGCCAAAGCCGAACAAACGATCGTGGACGGTATCGTTTACTTCGACCGTTCCCGCGACCTCGAGTTGCGCACCCGGATCGCAGGCGAACGTAACCGGCTGATCGCCAAAATGATAGGCGAGAAGAAGAAGGGAGGCCCCACCCAGAAAGCGGTGCCTTCACGGGAGGAGATCTATCATTGCGAAGATCTGCAGGCCGGCCATCAGCATCATATTCTGAACGATGTGGAAGATCACGACCACGCAAACAACCACTAACATGAAAAAAATATTCCTCTCCATCATAGGGCTTACCGCCTCCCTGGCCACGCTGCGGGCGCAGGAAACGGTATATCCGGCAGGGTCGCAGAAAGGACTGGTGTTCCTCAAAAACGCCACCATTCATACCGGCGCCGGCCAGGTCATTGAACGCGGGACCATCGGGTTCAGCAACGGAAAAATCATAGCGGTGGGCGCGAATGTGGCCATCCCGGCAGACGACGTCCGCGTGTTCGACG
Proteins encoded in this region:
- a CDS encoding amidohydrolase family protein, which codes for MKASKFPAGAPVPEPGMQHRRQLLTRWAIGAVCGLSALLPATGALGQQTFPVNGVAEPREGCYAFTHATIVKDAKTTLKDATLVIRDGKIVAAGPGAAVPKDAVVVDCQGKFIYPSFIDIYSDYGMPSNQRGGSGRGSQQFISATRGAYNWNQSIKPEVNAAQLFGADAGKAETLRGQGFGVVLTHQQDGIARGTGALVSLASDRENKTIIREKVSSHYSFDKGSSTQDYPSSLMGAIALLRQQYLDAQWYKGNPAAEGVNLSLQAWNDQQQLVQIFDAGDKWNALRADKIGDEFGVQYIIKAGGNEYQRMPEMLASKAQFILPLNFPAAMDVEDPADARFVALADMKHWELASTNPAAFEKAGIPFALTAADLKDAKSFFTNLRKAIDNGLSEQKALEALTQTPAAILKASDKIGSLDAGKLANFLIASGPIFDESTILYQNWVQGNKYQLKDEGWTDIRGKYNIVLTYPNSSATYPAEIKGSPAAPSIVNKDTIPGKIDVAGPLVTIVLNNTKDNTRQLRLSGAIRFMQGAMVTMRGSGVDDKGVPVNWEAVQTATFVAKADTAKKKTPEASGKIYYPFVGYGFEEMPKQQDILIRNATVWTNEKEGKIEGTDVLIRNGKIAQIGKGLAAGSARVIDGTGKHLTPGILDEHSHIAISRGVNEGTQSVTAEVRIADVVNPDDVNIYRQLSGGVTSSHLLHGSANTIGGQSQLIKLRWGANAEDLKFAGTDGFIKFALGENVKQSNWNLPARVRFPQTRMGVEQVLVDAFTRARDYEKAGPNKRRDLELDALVEILNKKRFVTCHSYVQSEINMLMKVADRFNFSINTFTHILEGYKVADKMKAHGAGGSTFADWWAYKMEVIDAIPQNATIMQRVGVTTAINSDDAEMARRLNQEAAKSVKYGGMEEELALKMVTLHPAQLLHVSDRIGSIKTGKDADVVLWSDHPLSIYAKAEQTIVDGIVYFDRSRDLELRTRIAGERNRLIAKMIGEKKKGGPTQKAVPSREEIYHCEDLQAGHQHHILNDVEDHDHANNH